The genomic stretch GGACACGGATTACGTGGGACTCAACTCACAAACCCCTCCACCCAGATCGCATCCACGGCGACGATACACCGGGACTGCGCGTCCACTACGGGAAAATCATGACGACCGATGAGATGGTCTTGCGGGCGGAAAACAAGGCGCGGATCGGCAAAGCCACCGGTGCTCTCGCTGTCGACATGGAAACCAGCGCCGTTGCCTCCGTCTGCGCGGCGCGCAAGACGGATTTTCTCGCCGTCCGCTGCATCACCGACAACGTCGATGAAAACCTGCCCGACGAGTTCAACGATTTCTTCGTGCTCGGCCAGTTGCGCGCAAAGCGGGTGATTTCCAGTTGCGCGCGCGACCCGCGCGTGCTCGCCGATCTCGCCCGTCTCGGCTATCGCGCCAAGCTCTCCGGCGACAAGCTCGCGCGCTTCCTCCAGGCCGCCGTGGAACAGCTACACCATCCAGCCCTGGCAGCGCGCAACACGTAGCCACGGTTGGCGCTCACTCTCAAACACGCTCTGACTCGGCCGTATCCCATTTCGCCTCGATGTCACGGAGCGCTTTCGCAACGGGGGAACTAACCAGCAGTCGGTTCATGAATGTTTCCGTTTTCACGACGCCCGCTTTCGTGACCTCGGGCGTGTCCGTCACGATCTTCGCCGTCAGGGTGTGCAATTCGTGGCACTTCGGGCAACTGTGTAACTGGAGCCGCAACCATTCCTTGGCACTGGCCGGTGGCGGACGAAACTGCAAAATATAACCCAGGTCGTGTGCTTCCAGGCGTCGCTTGAATTCCGCGGTGTCCATCAGTGCCACCTTCAAACCACCGCTACGCTCACACCAGCACTGGCAACGTTCGCAGCACGGGTCGTCGGTCGCCATCGACACGATGATATACAGGGCAAAGCCAATGATCACGATCGCCTCTGCCAGCCAAATGCCCCAGAGCACTATTCCAGTTGGTGTGGAATTATCGATCGTCCACAGACCGTCTTGGTTGATCGTACGAACCACTCCCCACACAACACGCGGCTGGAAAAACACATTCCATGGTTTCACGCTGTAATCCGCATGCCGCAGTAAGACCCATGACCAGGTAACCCATCCCGTGTACCAAGCGATCATCGTCACGACTGCGCCCCCGGTCACGACCAACGTCCGGTTGCGCAGCAACACCCACCGTAGCCAGTAACCGGTAAAAACTCCGAGCAGCCCACTGAAACCGACCGCCACCAGGAACACCGCCATGTGTCCGGCGTACGGAACGTAAAGGATTGCCCATCCGTAACCGGCTCCCAGTAAAACCGCTGTCAGCAGGCTGCCGAGAATTGCCGCTATGGTGCGGGAAACCGGCAGGTTGCCACCGGGTTGGTAGTACTGCCGGCTCATACCTTCCAGCCCTTGCGGCGCGCGACCTCCAGTAGCGCTGGCAGCAGCGCGAGTGCGGCAATCAGGCAGGCAATGACCCCGATCGTCATCACCAGCCCGAGGCTGCGAATGCCGCGGTGCGCGCCAATGAGCAGGCTGGCGAAAGCGACCGTGGCCGTCAATGCCGACAGAATGACCGCGCGTCCCGTGCTCTTGCTATAGAACGTCGCCTCATGGCTCTCCCGATAGCGCTGGACGACGTAAATCCCATAGGCGACACCAATGCCCACGATCAATGGCAGCACCATGATGTTGGCGGGATTGAAATCAATCCGCGCGACGGCCATTGCGCCGAGCATCCAGGCCATGCCAACCAGCAGCGGCAGAATCGTCAGGAGCGTGGCGTAGCCGCCGCGAAAATCAACGAAGATCAGGATGGCGATCACGAGCAGTGCCCACAACGCCGCTTTGCAATAGCCCGTCTTGAGGATCTCTATGAACTCGAAAAGACCCAGCGGGGTCCCCGTCACGTTCGGCGCCACTGCTTTGATGTCGGTAACAAACCTGACCAGCGCCTCTCGTTCCCAAATGTTCTCCTTCGGAAACACGCGGATCAGGAATTTGCCGGACCTGCCCACGAGCATCTGGCGCACCTCCTGCGGCACGTCGTTCAACTCCATCGGTTTGTCGGCCTGTCCTGCGAGAAGTTGCATCTGCGCCTCCAGGTCCGCATAGAACCGCTTTTCATATCGCTCCAGCCACGCCTGGCGTTCATTTGGTTCCATGGTCTGCAGCTTTGTGCGGGTCTGCGTAGCCGTTTCGGCCAGCGGCTTCAACGCCGCCTGGCTGGTCGCGTCGCCGCGCGTGGTCGCTGTAGCCAGTAGCTGGCTGGCCCGCAGCCGCAATGATGCCAGCGAGTGCAACACCAGTTCGGCGTCGGCCGGATCGTACGCCGGGACCGCAAACTGCACCGATCCCAGTTCCTGTTTGATGCCGTGGATGACCTCCGTTTTCTGTTCCTGTCGCTCGGGGATCACCTCGGCGATACTGTGCACCGTCGCTACGGTGGGAAGCTTGCTCAAACGCTCGTGGAGCGCGCGTACTTCCTGGAAGTCGTTGCAGACAATCGACGCGAACAGGGTCGATTCCACGTCGGCCTTTAAGAGCCGTAGTTCCGTTTCGACCGACGGCAAACCTTTCGATTGCAGATCCAGCACGTTGTAGTCGAACCGCACCGTCCAGCCCACCAACAGCGCGCCCGCCGTGAGGATGGCGCATGCCGTGAGCATCCAGTAAGGCCGTCGCACCAGGAACTGTTCGATGTGCGTCGCCATCGACTGCGCGGGAATCTGCGTGGCCTCGTGCTTGCGGTGTACCAGCAACAGCAACGCCGGCAGCACGGTCATCGTCGCGGCTGTCGCAATCAGCATCCCACCGCCCGCGATGACGCCGAGTTCGATCACCCCGCGAAAGCCGCTCAGTCCCATCGCGAAGAAAGCGGCGGCGTTCGTCACACCCGCGGTGATGATGCTCGGTCCGGTGTGCTCGATTGCCAGCCGCACCGCCTCCGCGCGTTGGGAGTGTTTCTTCAGTTCTTCCTCGTAACGCGCGATAAACTGGATCCCCAGGTCGATACCCAGCCCGAGGATCATCACGGCAAACGTCACCGTGATTATGTTGAGATGGCCAACGGAGAGCGTGGCGTATCCCATGCACCCCGCCAGGACGATGATCATCGTGACCACCGCCATCAATGGCCGCAGTACTTCGCGGAAACCAGCCGCAAACAGGATGCAAATCAGAACAAAGGTGAGGACGGTCGCCTTGGTCGCGTCATTTTGCGACTGGAGCATCTCGTCATAATCCAGCACCGGCTCGCCCGTAAGATTGATTTTCACATCAGGGAACTGGGTTTGCGCCTGCGCGATCACGCGCCGCAGTTTCGGGATCGTCGCTTCATGCAGGGCCTCCGCGGTCCCGTTCTCAACCCGTGGATGGACGAGCAGCAGGAACATCTGTCCCTTGCGAAAAGTTTGGTAGCCCTGCCACTGCATTTGTTCCTCGGCTTGGCTCACCATGTCCGTGCTGAAGAACGCGCTCGCCCACGGTGACAGCAATCCGCCCGCTTCATCATTGGTCTTTACCGTCGCCATTTGCCCGATGATCGCGCTCACCGTTGGCAGGAACGCTTCCATTTGCCGCCGCTGGGCTTCCGGGGCCCCATCCATCTGCATGAGCATCCGGTTCATCGAATCGAAGAACGTATCGAGCTTCGGGCGGTGTTCCAGGATCGCGACGAGTTGCTTGAAGTCCTTGATCGAACCCTGAATCTGTTTCAGGTCGTCAATCGGGAGGTAGTAGAGAAACCAGGGCTTCAGCTTGTCGAAGTTGACGCGGTAATACAGGTCGTTGCGCGCGAACATCTGCGCGCCCGACGCATCGCCCGTCGCGGGATTGTTCGTCGGCGACAGTAACGACGTCGCCAGGGCGTCGATGACCGCGCGGTTTCGCGCGGGCTGGTTGCTTTCAACGACGAGAATGTAATCTTCTTCCGCGCGAAACTCGCGGGCGTACTCGCTATACAACCGCCAGTATTCGCTGTTCCGACCAATGAGGTCGTTGCGGCTGGTTTTAAATTCCAGGCAGCAAACCGCGAACACGCCCGCGGCAACGGCCAGCATCACGCCGACCAGGAGGAATACCCGGGGCCAGCGGCATACGGCGCTGCCCAGGACAGTTAGAGACCGTCGTCGCATGTAGACAATTGTTCTTCGGTGTGACGGATGGAACTACCGGGCGCCCGCTGCGACCGTCTCCGGCTGCTTTTCGCCCTTGTTGCGTAGCGCCGCTTTCACCAGGTTCGCCCCAAGGTCCCACATCGGCCCGGGCAGCTTGTAGCAATCACTAAGAACGTCATCGAGCGCATGCACAAAATACTGGATGTCCTCGTCGGTGATGACGAACGGCGGCAGAATCCGGATGATATCGCCATGGTTCCCGCTCACCTGCGTTAGCACGTGGTGCTTCTGCAACAGCGGCATCACCAACATCTGCGCAAACAGTCCGTCGTGCGCCGCATGGATCATCTTCCAGGCCATCTTCAGCTTGAGGCTCTTCGGTTCGTGGAACTCGATACCGATCATGCAGCCCTTGCCGCGCGCTTCCATCAGCATTTCGTGTTTGGCCTTCAATCCATTGATCGCGTCGAGCAACTTCTGGCCCTGCGTCGCGCTGCGTTCGACGAGCTTCTCTTCATCCAACACGTGCAACGTCGCCAGGCCCACGGCCATCCCGAGATTGTTGCGGCCGAAGCTCGACGAGTGGACCCAGCAGCGATCCATCCGATTGAAAACCTTCTGGTAAATCCATCGCCGCGTGATCATCGCGCCGACCGGCACGTATCCGCCGCTGAGCGCCTTGCTGGTAGAGATGATGTCGGGCTCCAGGTTCCAGTGCTGGAAGGAGAACAGTTTGCCGGTCCTTCCGTAACCCGTCTGTACTTCGTCGCAAAAAAACAGCGTGCCGTACTTGCGGCACAGCGCCTGCGCCGCGGGCAGGTAGTCCTCCGGCGGAATCCGCACACCCTTGCCCTGGATGCATTCCACGGCCAGCGCGGCGATGTCCTTCTTCGCCAGCGCCTTCTCCAGCGCTTGCAGATCACCATAAGGCACTTCCACGCCGGGCAACATCTCACCGAAACTTTCGCGAAACTCTTCATTGCCCATGATGGCCAACGAACCGAGCGACAACCCGTGCCAACCGTGGTCGAGATACGCGAACTTGCTGCGGCCCGTTGCCGCGCGTGCGAACTTCAACGAAGCTTCCACCGCTTCCGTGCCGGAGTTGCAAAAGAAAACAGCGTCGAGATGCGGTGGACAGCGTTTGACGAGCGCCTCGGCCAACAACCCCGCCAGGAATGCGCAGTCCATCTGCACCATGTTGGGCAAATCCAGGTCGAGCACGTCCCGAATGACCTGCGCGACCTGAGGATGGTTGCGGCCGATCGAGTAAACGCCAAAGCCGCTCAACATGTCGAGGTAGCGGTTGTCTTCCTTGTCCCACAGATACTGGCCCTTGGCTTTCGTGTAGGTCTTGTCGAAACCGATGGTGCGAAAAACCTTCACCAACGTCGGGTTGATATACTTCTCGTGCAGTTCGTAGTTCTCCCCAAGCCGCTGGGAGACGATCTGTTTGATGTCAAAGTTCGACATGCGTCACTCTTTCTCGCCCGGCTTGGATGCCTTGCGCGTAAAAGTATGCGTAGCCTGTCCGTAAAATACTTCGGCCCCTTCCATAATCGATTCCGAAAGCGTCGGGTGCGGATGGATCGACGACGCCACGTCATAGGCGGTAGCGCCCATTTCGACGGCCAGCACCATCTCGCCGATCAATTCACCCGCGCCATGGCCGGTTATGCCGGCCCCGAGCACCCGCTCGGTCGCGGGATCGATGATCAACTTCGTCAATCCGTCCGGGCGGTCGTACGTCAGGGCGCGCCCCGAAGCGGCCCATGGAAATCGCGCGACCTTTACCGTGATCCCCTTCTCCTTCGCCTCCATCTCGGTCAGACCGCACCACGCAATTTCAGGATCGGTGAAGACCACAGCGGGAATGATGTACTTGCTCAGCGTCTCGTATTCGCCGAGAATGGCGTCCACCGCCACACGGCCCTCGCGCGTCGCCTTGTGCGCGAGCATCACGCCGCCTGCCACGTCGCCAATCGCATAAATCCGCGGATCGCTCGTCTGCTGCTTCTCATTGACCTTGATGAAGCCGCGGTCGTCCTTCGCAATCTTCGTGTTCCCGATGCCGAGATCGGCATGGTTCGGGACGCGACCGACGGACACAAGCACGCGGTCGTAAAGTTCCTCGAGCTTCTTGCCGTCCATCTCCATGACCACTTTGATCTGTTTGCCCACCGTCGCCATGGAAACCACTTTCGTCTTCACGCGGACTTCCTGGAACGCCTTCTCCGCGTATTTTTGCACAGGCCGCACGAGGTCGGGGTCCGCCCCGGTCAAAATCGACGCCAACGCTTCGACAACCACTACCTTGCTGCCCAGCGTCGCGTACACCGTCCCCAATTCCATGCCGATGTAACCACCGCCCACGATTAGCAACGTCCCCGGCACATCCGGCACGTCCAGCGCCTCGCGCGAGGTCATGATGCGCGGATTGCCCAGGTCGAACGCTTTCGGCATCGCCGACTTCGAGCCGACCGCGATGATGGCCGCGTCGTAGGTCACAAACTTCTGGCCCTCCGGCGTCTCCACGCGCAGCGTCTTCGAGTCTTCAAAATAACCGCGACCGTACAACACCTCGACGCCGCGCAGTTTCGCCAGGCTTGTAATTCCCCCTGACAATTTCTCAATAATCGAGTCTTTCCAAGTGCGGAGTTTTCCCAGGTCGATCTTCGGCGCGCCAAACGCAATGCCGCGATGCTCGGACTCGCGCGCTTCGGTGATGAGCTGGGTCGCGTGCAGCAGCGCCTTCGACGGGATGCACCCGCGATTGAGGCAGACACCGCCCAGCCGCTTGTCCATCTCGACGAGCAGCACTTTCTTGCCCTTGTCCGCGGCATAAAATGCCGCCGCGTAACCGCCCGGGCCCGCGCCCAACACCACAATCTCTGTCTTGATCGACTCCATTGCTTTCCTTTGCTGAACCAGGACTCTAAATCTTAACGCCCGCTTCCTTGAATTGTTCGAGCGCCTGCACCACCTCGACAGTAAACCGCGCCGCCGTCCCGCCGTCAATGACGCGATGATCGTACGACAACCCCAGCGGCAGCAGCATGCGCTTTTCAATCTTCGCGCCGCGCACGACCGGCTTTAACACACCGCGCCCCACCCCCAGGATTGCGACCTCGGGTTTGTTGACGATCGGCGTGAAAAAGCTGCCGCCGATGCCGCCCTGGTTCGAGATGGTGAAGGTGCCACCCTTCAAATCATCCGCCGCCACCGTGCGCTGGCGCGCTTTCTCCGCCAGTTCGGCCAGTTCCTTCGAGAGTTGCAGCAGGCTTTTCTTGTCCACATCGCGAATCACGGGTACCAGCAACCCCTGCTCGGTATCGACCGCGATGCCGATGTGATAGTACTTCTTGAAAACGATCTCTTCGCTCGCCTCGTCCAGGCTGCTGTTGAACGTCGGGTACCTCTTCAACACCTCGACAACCGCTTTCATCAGGAACGGCGTCAGCGTGAGGCTTGCACCCTTCTTTTCATACTTCGTGACGTATTTTTTCCGCAGCGCCACAATGCCGGTTATGTCGGCCTCGTCAAATTGGGTCACGCGCGGCACGCTCGTCCACGATTCATGCATCCGCTGGGCGATGATCTTGCGCAATGACGTCACCGGCTGGCGGGATACCGGACCCCACTTCGCAAAATCGATCTTCTCTGCTGTTGGTTTCGCTGCAGGTGCTGCCACCGACGGCGCCGTCTTCGGCCCGGCTGCGAGCTGTTGAAGCTGCTGGATGTAACCGCGCAAGTCCTCCACCGAGATGCGCCCACCGCGCTCGCTCCCGCGCACACGGGTCAAATCAATACCCAGTTCCTGCGCCAGTTTGCGAACGGTCGGAGACGCAGCTACAGCTCCATCCGCCACAGGCTCGCCCAGGACTGCAGTACCCGGACTCTCTGGAGCCGGACGCCGCGGTTGCGCGACAACTGCCGCGGGCGTTGTAGGCCGCGTGCCCTCACGCGGCGCGTCCGTTGTTTTCGCCCCCGCGCCTTCATCCGCCAATGCGAGAATCGACTGACCGGCCGAGATCTTGTCGCCTTCCTTGACGTAGAGTTTTGCGACACGACCAGAGGCGCTGGCCGGGATCGGCGCCACGGCCTTTTCATTTTCCAATTCGAGGATCGTCTGGCCCTCTTTGACCTGATCGCCCGGTTTGACGAAAATGCTAACGACCGTCCCCGACTCAGCCCCTTCGCCCAAACGCGGTAATTTGATGTCCATTCGAGTTTCCTTTTGGCGGGATCGACGCGCCTACACCGTAAACGGGTACGCTTTTTCAGGATCAACCTTCAGATCCTTGATCGCCTGCGCGACTACCGTCATCTCGATCGCGCCCTTCTTCGCCAGTGAATAGAGCGTGGCGATGACCGTGCACTCGGCGTCGATCTCGAAAAAGCGGCGCAGGTTTTCGCGGGTGTCGCTG from Verrucomicrobiia bacterium encodes the following:
- a CDS encoding 2-oxo acid dehydrogenase subunit E2, translated to MDIKLPRLGEGAESGTVVSIFVKPGDQVKEGQTILELENEKAVAPIPASASGRVAKLYVKEGDKISAGQSILALADEGAGAKTTDAPREGTRPTTPAAVVAQPRRPAPESPGTAVLGEPVADGAVAASPTVRKLAQELGIDLTRVRGSERGGRISVEDLRGYIQQLQQLAAGPKTAPSVAAPAAKPTAEKIDFAKWGPVSRQPVTSLRKIIAQRMHESWTSVPRVTQFDEADITGIVALRKKYVTKYEKKGASLTLTPFLMKAVVEVLKRYPTFNSSLDEASEEIVFKKYYHIGIAVDTEQGLLVPVIRDVDKKSLLQLSKELAELAEKARQRTVAADDLKGGTFTISNQGGIGGSFFTPIVNKPEVAILGVGRGVLKPVVRGAKIEKRMLLPLGLSYDHRVIDGGTAARFTVEVVQALEQFKEAGVKI
- the lpdA gene encoding dihydrolipoyl dehydrogenase, whose product is MESIKTEIVVLGAGPGGYAAAFYAADKGKKVLLVEMDKRLGGVCLNRGCIPSKALLHATQLITEARESEHRGIAFGAPKIDLGKLRTWKDSIIEKLSGGITSLAKLRGVEVLYGRGYFEDSKTLRVETPEGQKFVTYDAAIIAVGSKSAMPKAFDLGNPRIMTSREALDVPDVPGTLLIVGGGYIGMELGTVYATLGSKVVVVEALASILTGADPDLVRPVQKYAEKAFQEVRVKTKVVSMATVGKQIKVVMEMDGKKLEELYDRVLVSVGRVPNHADLGIGNTKIAKDDRGFIKVNEKQQTSDPRIYAIGDVAGGVMLAHKATREGRVAVDAILGEYETLSKYIIPAVVFTDPEIAWCGLTEMEAKEKGITVKVARFPWAASGRALTYDRPDGLTKLIIDPATERVLGAGITGHGAGELIGEMVLAVEMGATAYDVASSIHPHPTLSESIMEGAEVFYGQATHTFTRKASKPGEKE
- a CDS encoding aspartate aminotransferase family protein; this translates as MSNFDIKQIVSQRLGENYELHEKYINPTLVKVFRTIGFDKTYTKAKGQYLWDKEDNRYLDMLSGFGVYSIGRNHPQVAQVIRDVLDLDLPNMVQMDCAFLAGLLAEALVKRCPPHLDAVFFCNSGTEAVEASLKFARAATGRSKFAYLDHGWHGLSLGSLAIMGNEEFRESFGEMLPGVEVPYGDLQALEKALAKKDIAALAVECIQGKGVRIPPEDYLPAAQALCRKYGTLFFCDEVQTGYGRTGKLFSFQHWNLEPDIISTSKALSGGYVPVGAMITRRWIYQKVFNRMDRCWVHSSSFGRNNLGMAVGLATLHVLDEEKLVERSATQGQKLLDAINGLKAKHEMLMEARGKGCMIGIEFHEPKSLKLKMAWKMIHAAHDGLFAQMLVMPLLQKHHVLTQVSGNHGDIIRILPPFVITDEDIQYFVHALDDVLSDCYKLPGPMWDLGANLVKAALRNKGEKQPETVAAGAR
- a CDS encoding MMPL family transporter, translated to MRRRSLTVLGSAVCRWPRVFLLVGVMLAVAAGVFAVCCLEFKTSRNDLIGRNSEYWRLYSEYAREFRAEEDYILVVESNQPARNRAVIDALATSLLSPTNNPATGDASGAQMFARNDLYYRVNFDKLKPWFLYYLPIDDLKQIQGSIKDFKQLVAILEHRPKLDTFFDSMNRMLMQMDGAPEAQRRQMEAFLPTVSAIIGQMATVKTNDEAGGLLSPWASAFFSTDMVSQAEEQMQWQGYQTFRKGQMFLLLVHPRVENGTAEALHEATIPKLRRVIAQAQTQFPDVKINLTGEPVLDYDEMLQSQNDATKATVLTFVLICILFAAGFREVLRPLMAVVTMIIVLAGCMGYATLSVGHLNIITVTFAVMILGLGIDLGIQFIARYEEELKKHSQRAEAVRLAIEHTGPSIITAGVTNAAAFFAMGLSGFRGVIELGVIAGGGMLIATAATMTVLPALLLLVHRKHEATQIPAQSMATHIEQFLVRRPYWMLTACAILTAGALLVGWTVRFDYNVLDLQSKGLPSVETELRLLKADVESTLFASIVCNDFQEVRALHERLSKLPTVATVHSIAEVIPERQEQKTEVIHGIKQELGSVQFAVPAYDPADAELVLHSLASLRLRASQLLATATTRGDATSQAALKPLAETATQTRTKLQTMEPNERQAWLERYEKRFYADLEAQMQLLAGQADKPMELNDVPQEVRQMLVGRSGKFLIRVFPKENIWEREALVRFVTDIKAVAPNVTGTPLGLFEFIEILKTGYCKAALWALLVIAILIFVDFRGGYATLLTILPLLVGMAWMLGAMAVARIDFNPANIMVLPLIVGIGVAYGIYVVQRYRESHEATFYSKSTGRAVILSALTATVAFASLLIGAHRGIRSLGLVMTIGVIACLIAALALLPALLEVARRKGWKV